The following nucleotide sequence is from Primulina tabacum isolate GXHZ01 chromosome 2, ASM2559414v2, whole genome shotgun sequence.
ACCTTAAAATTGTATTGATTTGcactttttattttcaaatactaCTATTTttgtgttgttatcaattttccCAATCTATAAAATTAATGGCTTATGTAAAAGTATAATCTTTTTGcgttatttgatttttttttttttttttatttgagctCCGAAAGTTACTCGGAACAAAATATCATGATTTCTATTTATTGAGCCTAGGCTTATTTTTTATTAAcaacatatttttttcaaattaagtgggccaataataataatagaccTCCAAATTCCTATAATATCTAATAATTTGATTTCAATTAGTGGCATAAAcaaatcagatcagatcgagtcGAATATtagcaaaaaaattaaattttgaatttgaatcaaATTGAGTATATTTGAGTTTTAACTCGATTCAAAActcgaaatttttttattttttgactcGAGTTTGGCTTGAAATCTTAGAACTCATTCGCGAActatttaaactattattaggATACTTATTCTCGATGACAAAAGTCCGAAAGATcgaaatgtatatatatttgatatataataataatattttgttaataaaatattaatattctcAAGTGGTTTGTAAACTATCTAACAAAATACATTTTtgcttaaaatattaaaattctcAAGTAGTTCGTAAACTctcgaataaaataatttttgtttaaaaaaattcgaaCATATTCAAATTTGActcaaattcaataaataactcgATTTCGATAATTCGAATGTACAAATCGAATCAAATATTTAGGGCATCCACAATGGTAGGTATTATCCGAGCCATGTCATCCAAATATCTTCTCCGTTGAAATATTCACCATTGCACACCATTGATTTATGTGCCACAACAATACCCGGTTACAAATTTGTAACCGgatattgtaatttttttttaatttcttaaaaCACGCGTGATTGAGACGCGCTTGTTTTTGGGtcgagattttttttttgatcGAGATGGGTCGAGCTTCTTTTTTTGTCGAGCTTTTTTTTTGGATCGGACTGGGTCGAGGTAAAGAGCTTGAATCTCGACCCAAGCTCTTTAGTGATCCAAGCTCTTCACTTTATGAAGAGCTCTTCACAACTGTGAAGAGCTCGGGTCTCGTGAAGATCTTGCCGAGACCCAAACTCTTCACAATTGTGAAGAGCTTGGGTGCACCCAAGCTCTTCACAATTGTGAGGAGCTTGGGTGGGTCGAGGTGAGGAGCTTTACCTCGACCCAAgcagttttatttattttttttacttttttttattatttatttaattatatttaattagtatataaaatataaatggaTAATTCAATGAAATATGCAAAACGTTTTTTTCTCTGATCAATTAAGAACGTTGGATTTTGAACGTTAGATAATATTCAAATTTTAgtctataaatataaattagttattcaaaaataatcgttataaattttttagttttatatttcaataaaaatataataataaaagtaattaaagtggttaaaagattttatttaaatgaaaaaaatattaattaaagtgACGGTAAGATCTATAAATATTTGATTGGTGTGATATTTGATTGTGAAATATGAGATATTTGAgtagaaaaatatttgattgatgAGGTAGATTACGAGGTCAACAAATAATCGATGTAAATATTTTTGTTACTGTGGATTACCTTATTCGAATCGACTCCAAAAATTGGAGAAGAGACTCGATTGTTCGCCCTTGTTTAAACTAGTTCAAAAAACCAGAAAGAAAGGACTGGCGTTAATTGCGATTGTCGTGTAGCGGTGGGAGCGTTTTACCGTGGCTGTAAATTGTCGAAAAGGACGAGGCCAAAACCGACAAGTGAGCAACACATACGTGATGGCAGAGAAAATATCAAGAATTAAAAACAAGTACCACTTTGTGTTGCAATTTCAATTCAATTAAATTATATCTATTATGTTAAATACGAACACATTATAATAACTACTtgaaaatatatcaattttttcttttaattttactcttatatgatactaatattatatttttgttttttgttttttttagatttcaacacacttttatttttattttttttatttcaacaattcaaatatcaatttagtcactCCATAAATTGTCAAATTACACTTTAgttcatcgataatgataaaaaatatttgtaaacACACCATCGCGTGTGCATTGTAACTAGTATACATGAAAAATACTCTCCGGGGCAGGTGTAGGCGTAGGATACAACAGCTTTGTGGAGAGTAGTAACTTTTTTGTTCCTTCTTTTCTAAAACACAATTTTCACACTCCCTCCCCTTAAACAATTCTTTGAATATTTGGTTGCTTCTTTATTTTCTCTCTCACGCATATTCACTGCTTTTTGGAGGAGAGAAGAACCTGATGCCCCTTTTGATGTGTGAGTGGGTGGTGCTGTTTTCTCTTCTTACTCACACGCATATACATACGTACGTACATACAATCACTTGTCTCTATTATCTGcctttctctctctctctctctttttcttGGCTCTCACATTCATTGTTTTGGTTTTCTATCTACTCTATAATTGTTTGAGAATAACCCcgtttttttctttcttcttggCTAATTCAGCCTCTATCTAAGTTAACAGGTCTGTGGAAATTGGGATCGTTTTTTTTCTCTGGGTACGAGGTGATTTGTTGAGATCACTTTGATTTTTCTTGCTGggtttttcctttatttgtgatctttcCTCAGATTTTTTTGGCGTTCCTCTCTTCTTCTTGGCTGTTTGGCGGTGAATAAAGAAATTTTCACCTGGGTTCCGTGCTCTTTTTTGATTGTAGTCTGTGTTATTGTGATGTGCTACGATCTATAGTTCTGGGTAATTCGTGGTGTGGTTCGGTTGTCTTTGAGGAAGGATTTGCTCCACCATTAGTTTCTCTGCAGCCAAAGCAAAAGCAAATCTGGTCCCTGTGCATTCtaaaattttctgtttttatgtcTACTGTTCACTCAGACTGACCAAAGATTTGGATTTGGGACCTAagtgttttttctttttccattTTAATCCGAGTCTTTTTTCCCCATCATAGTATATCTTCAACGGGTGACTTTGATTTCGAGCTGGGTTTATGCTATATTTCATGTGAACAAGCATAAAATTTTCTTGGGTCATCTCGAGAATCTTTCGTCCCCGGTCATCATTTCTACTTGACTTTGCCTTCTCGGATTTGGTATTTTAATTGCGTGAATGCTCAGTTGTTTCCCATATTGAAAAGCTTCAGCTAAATTCATGAACTTTGTCTTGGTTCTGCCCACATAAAATAACACTCGATGAGGGTTTGATCATTGCTTGTATCTTTCTTTATCTGCCGAAATTTACTTCTTTTCTTGCTAAATCAGGCTCTCAAAGAGCTTAGATGGCTTAATATATCGAAACTCTTCAAAATCCCTCTCTCTGACCACATAAAATAACACTGTTGAAGGGTCCATAATCTGCTTTACTTGTAGTCCAAACTGCGTGCTTTCCGCCATAAAACTTCTTGATCTTATGCTATATCGATTCTTCGCAGGATGTATGGATGGATAGTTGAATAAAAGACACTACAGCTGGAGTTGTTTAGCTTTTCGTTGGCGGAGGCGGCAGTGGTGGACCTTGTCGAGAGAGGCCTTTTAGGCTACTGTTATGCTGAAGGCTAAGTATAAGAAGATAAGGCTTTGCTTTGGAGGAGTTGGAGAAATAACAAGTTCTTGTGTCTGTTGGCTACACAGCATAAGAAGAAAGAAAAGGGTATCAGCAGATGTTATCCACTGAAGCTCCTCCACCAGATCTCCCATGTCCTTGTGTTATCTCACAACAGAATAGTGGTGGcagtaatatttttagtattgaTGAGAGGGATTCTGATAATAATCAGCAACAGCTTGAGGTAGATCTGTTCAAGTCAGACCTTGATGATAACAACAACAACCCACTTCCCAAGTTCTCCATAAGGTAATAACTTTACCTTAATTATCCATTGTAATTTTTACTTTTGATTGTTTTGTCTTGATTcaagcaaattttttttttctttctgatTTTGGGGTTCATCTCATCATGTGTTTTCCTCAAGATCCATAAATTTTTCTTCACCTTGTttctaattttatattttatttgagatttTGTCTAATCTTGGATTAATGACCTTCTGTATTAGCAGGTCTTGGTGTTGGTGATCTTCCATGTGTAAATAAAGCTGTGATCTCTCTTATCTTGGATGACCTCCATTGAATAATCAATTTTGACTACCTATTTTTAGGAAATAAGTTTCTTTGCTCATTTTATGCCCAGTGGAATAATAAGAAATCGATCAGCTTGAGTTGTTTCTTGAAGCGCCTTCACATTTGTTgaaatttcttttcttttcgtttttttttctttttgggtttttttccaagagatgtaatttttttttcctaggGACATTCTCATTGATCTTGAGATACCCTTTCTAAAATATGTTTTCTACTGCATTGAAATAATggcataaatttattttaacttgGTCTGTATTTGTATGTTAAGTTACTTACGGAAACCACTTGTCTTTCTTGCAGGGATTATGTTTCCAGTGCACGGGGAAAAGATATCAAGAATAATTGGCCATTTTCTCAGAAGAATTTGCAACTTTGCCTTAAGCATGGCGTGACTGACGTGTTGCCACCTTTTCAACCTCTTGATATTGTGAGAAATCCATCACGCATGAAATGTGTTGATGTGAAGCTACCCGCGTTGAGCGATAGGATTTTGTCAAGTGGATTTTGGGAAGGAAAAGAATTCGAGCCTACCACTCTTCCTTCTTGCTCGAATATAAATTCTGTCCCACTGATTAAAGCTCCTTGTTTAAAACCCGTAGCGGTGAGTTTTCCGAGATCTTCTGTTGAAAAGCCTGAATCTTCGGCTCCGGCATCCAGAAAGGTTGAAAAAAGTACTCAAAACTCTAAGAATTGTAAACTGATGGTGAAGTTGAGCAAAATTGCTGAGCCACTGTCAATCGAACATTCCGAGCCTATGGCTTCAAAAGTGTGCCCGGTGTGCAAGACTTTTTCGTCTTCATCTAACACCACTCTGAATGCCCACATTGATCAGTGTCTTTCAGGGGTCTCAACAATGGATTGGACATCAAATTCTAAAGTGAGTAAGCATAGAATAAAGCCAAGAAAAACAAGATTGATGGTGGACATCTACGAAACAGCACTACACTGTACGTTGGAGGATCTTGATAGAAGAAATGGAACAAATTGGGCATTAAACATGATTTCTTCAACCCAGGATTTGGAGGCGGGTACtaaagaggagaagaagaagaagaagaagaagaagaagaagatataTTCGTCTAGCGATGTGGAAGGCAACGAGGAAGGTGCTGTATATGTTGACTCAAGTGGCGCAAAGTTTCTTAGTTTATCAAAGTGTAGTGATCTTCCGTCTAATTCAAATGCCAAAGATGATTGTGGAACAAGGAAGTTTGTCGTCCTGAATAAAGAAAGCAAAATTCCTTTACGGAAGAGGAGAAAAGTTCTTGTCAAGAGACACAAATCACTGAAGCATACTCATTATGGACGAGCAAGCTCCTCTCCGGGGCCTAGTCATTGTCCTGAGGTGGGCTACATAATTTTGTCTTgcattttaattttgttttatcGTACGCAATGAATAAAATTCCGAAGATTAATTTTATATGCTGCTAACGAATTtcgatcaaattttaaaaatatttgttagACCTTAGGGCTTTCTTGAAGTATTAAAATCTTTTCTCCCCATAAAATACTTTAAATGATTGAATATGCACCTTATCAAAACATGAAATTGGTTTATTTACAGGTTAACAATGTTCAACAAAAGAAGCTGTTTCATGAAGATGGTTATGATGAAGAATATACAACACAGCCTGTCAAAGCCTATGACCTGATAAAATCTGGTGAGACGGGAATGGTGAAGCAGTGGGTGGTAGGCTCAAAGCATACTGGTTTCAGAAAAATCAGTCAAGAACATGAACATCAACATCCAGATAAAAGTGTAAAGAACTTGATAGTGAAAGATAGCCATTCATCACGTGGAGATTCATACGTAAAAGGAACACGTGACTCAAATTCCCCGGTTATCTATGATGAAAATCCTCTTTTACCATCTCAGTGCCGGAAAAGAAAGGAAAACTTGCAGTATGCTTCTCATGATGAACACATCAAGCAGCTTTATTTACGAAAGAGGGCTGGATTTTCTGTGATGACATCTCAAGACTGTCATGGTAAGAGAAATCGTCTTGCGCTGCGTAAGTGCATAGAGAATCAGTCAAGAAAAGATAGCCCCTTACTTCACAAACGCCAAACAGACCTTCTGAGTGGTGCAGAAAATCTCGGCTTTTCTGGAAGTAACAATAGAAATGAGATAAATACGAGTACGGGTTTAAATGCTGAATGTTCTTTTAGAGATTCAAGAATGTCCCACCATCATGCGTTCACATATGGAGGCAAGGATTTGGCATATTCGAGGCAACCACCCGTGGACCATGTAATTTCACCTGGACATAATAAGAAGTCATCTATGAGGAAGAAGTCGTCTGCCAGTCAAGCATCTGCTCCTGAACTAAAGGACAATTCAAGGCATTTGAACTTGAAGAAGCCTAGGCTACATTACACGTCGGACTCAGATAATGAGGCAGTAGTGCCACGATCTGCAATTTGTAGACGAGATAATCGGGTAGAAAAACGGAGTGTAAATGCAGCTCAAATGGAAATAACTTCTGTTAGGTCATCCATGGAGCCAGCAAGGGTTTTGAAAATTCGAAAGAAGGAGATATTCTTGAATTCTAGTAAAGAGGTGGACATGGCTTCAAAGGGCTCTGAGATATCACCTGAATTGGATAGTCATGGTGTTAGAAAAAATATTGATTCTTTTATGGGTGGCGATGTTCCTGGAAGTACATCGAATGTCTTAGACACTGTGAAAGAGGCTGAAATTCAAGATGAATTTGTTTGTGATTTGATTTCTCAAAGAGCCGATGGAGCAGCATTTTTAGCCTTGAGGAAATCTTTGGAGTCTTCATTCTATGGGATTGCTGGTCCATCAAACGTGAAGAGTGTTTTACAAGGATATGTAGAAACATACAAGCATTGTCCGGCTGAACTATTATTGGGTGGTGAATCAGAGATGTTTTATGCAGACAAAGTTGCCAAAAGTATGACTAGTTCTGATAATGCGACGGTCGGTGAAATGGATGTTAATGAAGGACAAGGAAATTACTTTGTTGATGTGGATCCAATACCCATACCTGGACCTCCAGGCTCGTTTTTGCCGAGTCCGGGGCGTATGAGCTCAGAAGAACTTCAAGGAAATTCATCATTAACCACCTGCAGGATTCAATCTTCTGAAGACAAACATGAATTGATGGATGTGGATTCGTCAGATTCTCCTATTTCTTCTGCCTCATTGGTATTTGAATCCGCTGCTGGAAGATCTGGTTCTGTATCTGCCAAAAACTTATCGGAGCTTTCAGATGGTACTCAAGACCAGAGTCGATGTAACATCTCCGAGGATAGGGTAGTTGAAAGTTCCAAACTCTCTGAACTGGCCAGTCCTGTGCAAGGAGAGCCCGATCTCGACGGGTCAAGGGCCGATTTGATGTTAACTGAAACGAATCCTCACATATTGAAGAACAGTCAACCGTGTTGTTGCTCTAGGAAAGGAGTTTTTCTAAAGGATTCTTTTAATTGTCAAGGGTCGCAAATTGTATGGCGAAGGAGTGTTGCTTCTCTTGCACTTCGTTCCCAGGAAAAGCATACTGGTGGCAATCAGAGTGAAACGGCCCTCAATTCCATCGTGATGTCACAAACACCACCTGGGAAAGTGCAAACTCCAGGAGCTGAAAAACCTACGTCAAATTCACAGATGGGGTATGCTCCTAGACTAGTCTCTCAGAATTCTGAGACCAAGTTTCCAACTTGTGGTGATTGCAAGTCTACTAGTCCATCAACTACTAATCCTGTACTCAGACTGATGGGAAAGAACTTGATGGTGGTGAACAAGGAGGAAACATTATCTCCTCAAATGACGCAAACCCATTTAAGTATGGCCAGAGACAGACATCCTAGCATGCTATCAATTGTTGATAATGAGGTCACAACTGTCAGGTTTCCGAATGAGTGCTATTCCATTCATCAAACTTTGTCCCAAGATCCTTCCAGATATGACCGTATGCAACCCAGCATGCTGGCACAGCATTTAGATGCAAGTTCCCCAAATTGTTTCGAAAACACTCCTAAGATAAAGATTCAAGGATCGACCCTACACCCATCAGCATTTTTGCTCTCAAGTAAGAGTTTTGGTGGAAGTCTTGCATCCTCTTTGGAACATCATGATTTTGCCGGCGGGAGCAATATGACTTCTGAATTTGGATCCAGTATCGGACCAGATACTCCCATAACATATGGTGTTGAGAAAGTTCAAACTCATGGGCACCAACTAATACGGTCTACAGACTTTTCTGGTTCCAGAAACAAGGAAACACTCGTTATCAATGAATCACCGAAAAGCAAGCCTGGGCTAGCTGTTAGAGCAACACATGACGGGGAGAAAATAGAAATGAGGAGATCTCCAGTTGGGATGTCCGCGCCAGTGGTATTTGGGCATGACTCGAGATTTGTGAATCCCGCTTTCTATAATAATCAGACACGGGGATATCCTGTCTGCAATGGCTCTCAAGCTTTTTACGCCACCAATATACAAGTGCCATCTTCTATGGGAATCTTTAAAGCAAATTCGGTTCAATGGAATTGCACACGAGAAGGTTCAGCCATATTGCACCCAAATTCCGCTACAGTTTCATCTCCAGCTGCTGGTCATCCAAGGTCTCCACTGTATTTTTCTCCTGGCTTTTCATAGTCAATTATCTTTACTTGAAAGGACCATTTACTCACAGCACATGCATGGCATGCACGTTAATATCTGGTTGACTTCTTACACATCAATGCAATAGTTTATTCAAACGACGTGAACACAATCTAGTGAAGGAGAACCAGCATATATGTAAAACATCTCTTTGAACAATGAGTCACCATGAGAAAACATGGTTGTTCTTTCTACATCTTTTTTATTCCGTGTTGCCTCCTCGATGACGCAATTGTACATCTGTTCATTTAAATCCGGGAAACACCAACAATCAGCTCCGATTCGGAAAGGAAGTTTGTTTAAATCGATACTTGGTTGAGCTTAAATTATCAAGTCAATAATTCGATTAACCATAGCTCGTAAAAATGGCTTAAATCAGTTTTACTGAGGGCATATACTCAGAAGCAGATAGAAACCCATTATTTCATGTAAGAAGAACACTAATGTATATTGGAACGTCATCGACAACATTAATCCATATGTTTCTTTTTTCCCTCTAACATTATCAAGTACTAACGTacatatgtatatgtatacgttTACTTGCGTGTGCGTGTTTCGAGCATGTATGCAGTCAACTATATCTGCAAAGTATAAGAGATTCGAGGGTTTTGGTTCAGGGATGAAAAGGAAAGGATCACTGCATGAAATATAGCCGTTGTGTGCTGTAAATTACCGATCATGTGATGCATTTGTGCGTGTGTAGAGCGTGTGAAGGGGCATAAAAAGACAATACAGGCAATATGCCCGTTTTGGTCACCACTAGTTTTTGTCGTCATAAAATCAGTACTGAGGATTTAGTCATTTTCTCTCTTTTATCTTACATAATAATGCAAAGATATTGTTTGGTGGGTATTTTGCATTTATCTCACcaaacttttttatttttaagaaaaaaacttGAATTTCATTAATTGAcattttttatgatatatatgtatatatgtatattaggAGTTGAGTGTTAGATATAATTAGTTGAAAAGATATTATAAATGACACAACTTTGGTACATAATGAACAAAATTATTTAGAAATAATTAATTCTAGAGTGCAATTTGATGTCTCATTCATTTGTTTCCGTTgccaattattttattaattaaagttAACGTATTCCAAAACTCCACTGACCTAACTATATTCTGATAAGCCATGtaacaaataaaattataacGTTCTTGCATGCCAATTGACATCCACCATGCCTACATTATCATCCAACCACATAGTCAATTCAGTGAACGTAGGAATGAAGGCAATACaatcaaattatttttcatatatatataaatataaattcaactttttaatattttatcaatTCATTTTATTTACAATTCAGTAAAATCTAATTtcttgatttaaaaatatttttagtattttatacGTTAAAAAAGTTTagataatattttgaaattatttttttaaaaaaaattgttttccaagtataatttttataaaataataaataggtgttttttttttaatttttataatgaaGACAACgatgaaaatcaaaatatattacttctttaactgttaaatatttttatagaatAGATGTccaattgcatatttttttcttaatacaatttttaaaatcttttataaattttttgtaaaaaaacacTTTTATAAAAACGTTTTTGTCCAAACGGTGTCTAATTTTTTGGAGCCTATAGCcctatattattaaaaaaaatgttattgttgttattaaCTATTACATTTATAACCAAGAAAATTCACATACATCTATATGTGTTAGAGCCTCCAAATGAATCTTCTTAATAATTGTGAAAAGTTCCAGTTACTATAccatatgatatttttatattacaaaatgtaaattattattattattattattattattattattattatttttgtggcTGCTAAATTAAAGGGGCCATGCACTGTCTGGGTTTAATATTGATTGTGACTCTTTCTAGATTGGTCCTTAGCTTGACTATTTGAACTCTCTTTTTTtagcttttttttaaaataattcatacgTAACTACATGTAATATAATTCATCTAATGATATTATTGTGTTTGGCAACTTGCATGCGCGTGCGTCGCATAATTTTTTGACTTTTAGTTAAAGGAAAAGATTTCGACATTTTAAGATTTAAAgttgatatttttaattaaagtaTCATAGTTATCTtaagatatatttttaaaataaaactatcataatattttagaaatgataataataataataatatattaaaaatttactatgatatttttcactccAAAATTGAAAAGTGTAATAttacataaattttttatattttatttaatattttagagAGTATGAATAACTAAATATATAAAGTAACGCAAAATCCAAAACCGTAACCGAGATTAAATGAAATGATACGATCAATGTAAACATTTAAGGAATGTTATTTACactctattttaaaaaaaataaatttcatatttatttctttactCTAAAATACTTAATATGTcctcaaatgatttttaaaaatatttatattgaaaCATACACTACTCGTTAATTTCCTTCGGATTGAGCTGACATCCGTTACGGTCGACCCGAAAACCTAGACCTCAAGAAAGACCTGCTTAGAGATTCGGAATGAACCCTTCCCCCGGTCGAGGAAAGGAATAGCGATAGATTTCTATAGAGCATCCATTTCTTAAAAAGTCCatttcttaaaaagtacaagaaaattttttctttctaaTTTATTCGGCCGAAAcactaagcatttaaaatatgaatatttttcactatttaaaaataaacaaaccaactattatttgaaatctAAAGAAAGCaattcaaagcataaaatcgtaaaacgtcaaccaacctaaactaacattatctcaaaaataaacttaactctaacattcTCTCAAAAGCCTCTCCAAAGCATAataagtcataaaatatttaaagtagcttaaatcttaaacataattttgcggaaaactagcgactGTCCTCGTGTTGCGTGCACTTttagtccagcaagatcaaccatcaagacatccattaacatcaatctcatgctcacctgcatcgatcacacttagtgagtctattgtctcagcaaaccttaacattgatagcaagtaatacatttACATTCACAAGCaaaagtgaaaatacttttacttaaaatagatTTTCTTGAACgtaaactttaacattttcctttcaacatatcatatcatatttctttttgtcatatacgtatacattttccttttattgaattcagattatCCGAAATTTAGTCTCCaacaatttctctcttttttgtgtttgacaaaacttagaaattATGAACTGAAATTGATTAACTGaactctttgtagataaaataactctttcaatgtacagattcgtacaaagaataaaagaataaagaatcttctaacttaataaaataatcttaaaaaatcTACCAAATAATCTTCTATTTCTTCTTGATCAACTTAGAAGATTGCTCCGACTGATCTTGTCCTTcatcttccccctttttgtcaaacccaTCAATATTTTTGGATAGCATACGCACTTCTGAGGAGAGTTTTGAAACTGCATTCAACAGGATTTCTTGCAGCAAATCCATTCGTTTAGATACAGTGTTTTCCAAAAATTCAAGGCGTCTTGTAACCAAGACCTGATTTTGGAAGTGGGATTCAGCTGACACTCTGTCTTTGCGAAGTTCTtccatttggaaaaataaaaaagatacGTCCTTTTGGATTTGCTGAAGTCTTCCCATAGTATTCTCCTTTATAGAGTCGAATTTCATCGTGTGCAGATACCGGGTTGACTTGATATAAGAAATGAAAGTCATGACACCAACAAGGCTGGTCTGAATagcctgaatttcttcaaacatgGATTCAGTTTCTATTGATATACCAGGAGACATGGCCTCAGAACCTTCTGGTTCCTGCTTCCGGTTTTCTTGATTGAAGATCACCAAAGCCCTGTCAGTTGGTTCATTTTCAAgattgaccatttctgaagcaTCCTCTAGTATAGCTTCCTGTTGAAGCTGAGGAGAAGAAGAGAGAATCGGAACAACAATGGAGCTTGAAGGCTCTGTAGACGGTTGATCAGCATAAATAGTAACTGGATCTTCAGTTGGTTGCTCAGCTGAATCAGAAATAAGTTCTTCAGTTGCTTGAACAACTAAAACTGCAGTTGGCTCTTCAGCTGGCACCTTTTCAGTTCCTGTAATAACTGCCTGTTCAGTCGTGGCAGTCAACTGAACTAGCTCTTCAGTCGGTTGAAAATAAGCCTGTGaggctggttcttcagttgctgTTTGCTCTCCAACTGCTTCAGTTGTATTCTGGTGAATATCAGAGGAAACTGATTTAATGACTTCGTCGATGTTTTCCAATGACAATTCAACATCAATGTAAAGTTGAAGTTCTGCAGTTGAGGATTGAGGAGCAGAAATTGACAGTTGTGCATCCTTTGAAAAAGGAGCAGTTGCTTGctcagaaaaatcatcaactgGTTCCTGGGATGGCTTTTGCGTTGGAACTGATTGTTCATCTTCCTCTTCTGATGAGATATTTTGGGAATCTACTGGAATTATCAGTTCTTGATCCAGTTCccatgtttgatctccatctaTTGTGAGATAAGATCTGAGTCCAACTAATCATGAATTGATTTATCATTGAAGACAGTTGGAGTGGTAGGATCATAGTTTTGGCATAGCTGAACAATCATTTGTC
It contains:
- the LOC142532238 gene encoding uncharacterized protein LOC142532238, with the protein product MLSTEAPPPDLPCPCVISQQNSGGSNIFSIDERDSDNNQQQLEVDLFKSDLDDNNNNPLPKFSIRDYVSSARGKDIKNNWPFSQKNLQLCLKHGVTDVLPPFQPLDIVRNPSRMKCVDVKLPALSDRILSSGFWEGKEFEPTTLPSCSNINSVPLIKAPCLKPVAVSFPRSSVEKPESSAPASRKVEKSTQNSKNCKLMVKLSKIAEPLSIEHSEPMASKVCPVCKTFSSSSNTTLNAHIDQCLSGVSTMDWTSNSKVSKHRIKPRKTRLMVDIYETALHCTLEDLDRRNGTNWALNMISSTQDLEAGTKEEKKKKKKKKKKIYSSSDVEGNEEGAVYVDSSGAKFLSLSKCSDLPSNSNAKDDCGTRKFVVLNKESKIPLRKRRKVLVKRHKSLKHTHYGRASSSPGPSHCPEVNNVQQKKLFHEDGYDEEYTTQPVKAYDLIKSGETGMVKQWVVGSKHTGFRKISQEHEHQHPDKSVKNLIVKDSHSSRGDSYVKGTRDSNSPVIYDENPLLPSQCRKRKENLQYASHDEHIKQLYLRKRAGFSVMTSQDCHGKRNRLALRKCIENQSRKDSPLLHKRQTDLLSGAENLGFSGSNNRNEINTSTGLNAECSFRDSRMSHHHAFTYGGKDLAYSRQPPVDHVISPGHNKKSSMRKKSSASQASAPELKDNSRHLNLKKPRLHYTSDSDNEAVVPRSAICRRDNRVEKRSVNAAQMEITSVRSSMEPARVLKIRKKEIFLNSSKEVDMASKGSEISPELDSHGVRKNIDSFMGGDVPGSTSNVLDTVKEAEIQDEFVCDLISQRADGAAFLALRKSLESSFYGIAGPSNVKSVLQGYVETYKHCPAELLLGGESEMFYADKVAKSMTSSDNATVGEMDVNEGQGNYFVDVDPIPIPGPPGSFLPSPGRMSSEELQGNSSLTTCRIQSSEDKHELMDVDSSDSPISSASLVFESAAGRSGSVSAKNLSELSDGTQDQSRCNISEDRVVESSKLSELASPVQGEPDLDGSRADLMLTETNPHILKNSQPCCCSRKGVFLKDSFNCQGSQIVWRRSVASLALRSQEKHTGGNQSETALNSIVMSQTPPGKVQTPGAEKPTSNSQMGYAPRLVSQNSETKFPTCGDCKSTSPSTTNPVLRLMGKNLMVVNKEETLSPQMTQTHLSMARDRHPSMLSIVDNEVTTVRFPNECYSIHQTLSQDPSRYDRMQPSMLAQHLDASSPNCFENTPKIKIQGSTLHPSAFLLSSKSFGGSLASSLEHHDFAGGSNMTSEFGSSIGPDTPITYGVEKVQTHGHQLIRSTDFSGSRNKETLVINESPKSKPGLAVRATHDGEKIEMRRSPVGMSAPVVFGHDSRFVNPAFYNNQTRGYPVCNGSQAFYATNIQVPSSMGIFKANSVQWNCTREGSAILHPNSATVSSPAAGHPRSPLYFSPGFS